A single window of Aphidius gifuensis isolate YNYX2018 linkage group LG1, ASM1490517v1, whole genome shotgun sequence DNA harbors:
- the LOC122849244 gene encoding putative odorant receptor 69a — protein sequence MMILDSLPVSHDNLNLTADSQLLNSFPMKTTYYFGYIELSCFVKKHQQLMDTANCLKESFNFILIVQLANNAFSYIFFSICFFIFSLFLYCHAGEELHITSESLRTALFKSSWYNMPNYNVKNILFIMLRASKAFNLTAGSVYNIDINSFTKIVKGMEDI from the exons ATGATGATACTTGATTCTCTTCCAGTATcacatgataatttaaatttaacagcTGATTCTCAATTACTCAATTCATTTCCAATGAAAACAACATATTATTTTGGCTATATTGAACTATCCTG ttttgttaaaaaacatcaacaacttATGGATACTGCAAATTGTTTGAAAGAATCATTCAATTTCATCTTAATTGTACAACTTGCAAATAATGCATTTTCA tacattttttttagtatatgcTTTTTTATCTTCAGT CTTTTTTTATACTGTCATGCGGGTGAAGAACTGCACATCACAAGTGAAAGCTTAAGAACTGCTTTGTTCAAATCTTCTTGGTATAATATGCCCaattataatgttaaaaatattctctTTATTATGCTGAGAGCATCTAAAGCATTCAATTTAACGGCTGGAagtgtttataatattgatataaatagtTTTACAAAAATTGTCAAAGGAATGG agGATATATGA
- the LOC122849335 gene encoding F-box/LRR-repeat protein 2-like produces the protein MGTGFDAKNLSTKVLETIFCTCKNLKHLDIPRGPYDLAKIPLKKWMNFQNLEYLGIFCNEMPDVANTIVNYCKNLKHLEIKSFFMMDTRLEIDECIIEPAVDGGPFSSRSVLHKLSKLQYLEHLCLCTILELEDSTIIAVANNCKYLKSLDIQACYDITETALAALTNLENLEKLVVSFLDIITDSFLIKLKGLKEFHCEQCDKITDAGIIQFIKNNPDLEILNVYSADNITINMIIAADQATENRTNGIILHINVDKRLMKRVYNSNKSIITSQWLVVDKLY, from the exons ATGGGTACTGGCTTTGATGCGAAAAACCTCTCTACAAAAGTACTTGagactattttttgtacatgcaaaaatctaaaacatcttgatattccaCGAGGTCCTTATGATTTAGCTAAGATTCCTCTCAAGAAATggatgaattttcaaaatttggaatatcttggaattttttgtaatgaaaTGCCTGACGtagcaaatacaattgttaattattgcaagaatttaaaacatttggaAATAAAAAGTTTCTTTATGATGGATAct cGCTTAGAAATTGATGAATGCATTATAGAACCAGCTGTTGATGGTGGGCCATTTTCTTCTCGATCTGTTCttcataaattatcaaaattacaatatcttgaacatctaTGTTTGTGTACGATATTAGAGCTTGAAGATAGTACAATCATTGCtgttgctaataattgtaaataccTAAAAAGTTTAGATATCCAAGCTTGCTATGATATTACTGAAACAGCTCTCGCTGCTTTAACAAATctagaaaatttagaaaaattagttGTAAGTTTTCTCGATATAATTACAGACAGCTTCCTTATCAAATTGAAGGGATTAAAAGAATTTCATTGTGAACAATGCGACAAAATTACTGATGCTGgtatcattcaatttataaaaaataatccagatcttgAAATTCTTAATGTCTATTCTGCTGACAATATAACAATTAACATGATTATTGCTGCTGATCAGGCAACTGAAAACcgtacaaatggtattattttacacataaatgtAGATAAACGGTTAATGAAAAGAGTTTATAATTCTAATAAGTCAATAATTACATCTCAATGGTTAGTTGTTGATaaactttattaa
- the LOC122847937 gene encoding uncharacterized protein LOC122847937 — protein sequence MSGTKFSPKLIIKKKTRPHYCSVSGCHSNSGKNRDLSFHAFPRLDKQQPVKVKNYFGDFDKINRCDAWKRALKIKTVNKRAMVCSLHFNYDDYTKTLDPAKSRHILKKNAVPSCNLPTTYEESPRDKRYGARLRQKEKEENNIGKNSMDLEMNVEDNNVDSTVESVFTIDKVDINVNEIVASTSATTSTTEPTSVTSVNSVQATSGDDYFKAVPRATIGVQVSTTDFQPRFMTFIQNERQLSTITGINSFKTIDCIVELVEIAFGPQLKNIISTRMDLYDRVIMTYMKLKQNFSYAFLAIVFPCYTTNKCKTVFYEMIDLLSETLKFAIKWPSKETVSKNMPLCFAGFEDVRVVLDCTEISLQKPKEQCCQVLTNSTYKKVNTGKIMTGISPDGCMVYISKAWGGKTSDTHIFENSELINLLEPGDAIMVDKGFFIDEICAENRWKLVRPPFLSNKKQKLSKAAAVETAQIAKARVHIERYNARIKTFKIVEDTMPAGLVKYLDEIFLIICATINISSPILKDKHFMKQNEMTE from the exons atgtcTGGTACAAAATTTTCCccaaaattgataataaaaaaaaaaacaagacctCATTATTGTTCAGTTTCTGGGTGCCACAGTAATTCTGGGAAAAATAGAGATCTGAGTTTCCATGCATTTCCGAGGTTAGACAAACAACAACctgtcaaagtaaaaaattatttcggtgattttgataaaataaatcgatGTGATGCTTGGAAACgtgcattaaaaattaaaacagtaAATAAAAGAGCAATGGTATGTTCTCTGCATTTTAATTACGATGATTATACGAAGA ctCTCGATCCAGCAAAATCAAGgcacattttaaaaaaaaatgctgtcCCATCATGTAATTTACCAACTACTTATGAGGAGAGTCCAAGAGATAAGCGATATGGCGCTCGTTTAcgtcaaaaagaaaaagaagaaaataatattggaaaaaattcaatggatTTGGAGATGAACGTCGAAGATAATAATGTGGACTCAACAGTTGAATCAGTTTTTACGATTGACAAAGTAGATATAAATGTCAACGAAATAGTGGCATCAACATCAGCCACCACTTCAACAACTGAGCCAACATCAGTAACATCAGTAAATAGTGTTCAAGCAACCAGTGgagatgattattttaaagctGTACCACGTGCAACCATTGGTGTACAAGTATCTACAACTGATTTTCAACCAAGATTTATGACATTCATTCAAAACGAGAGACAATTAAGTACAATTACTggtataaattcatttaaaactaTTGACTGCATTGTAGAACTTGTAGAAATAGCTTTTGGGccacaattgaaaaatatcatcTCAACACGAATGGATTTATATGACCGTGTAATCATGAcatatatgaaattaaaacaaaatttttcatatgctTTTTTAGCAATTGTTTTCCCCTGTTACACTACAAACAAGTGCAAAACAGTATTTTATGAAATGATTGATTTGTTAAGTGAGACGTTAAAATTCGCAATAAAATGGCCATCTAAAGAAACAGTCTCTAAGAATATGCCATTGTGTTTTGCTGGCTTTGAAGATGTTCGTGTTGTACTAGATTGTACTGAGATTTCTTTACAAAAACCAAAGGAACAGTGTTGTCAAGTTCTGACTAATTCAAcgtataaaaaagtaaatacagGTAAAATAATGACTGGTATTTCACCTGACGGTTGTATGGTATATATTAGCAAAGCCTGGGGGGGAAAAACGTCTGATACACATATTTTTGAGAACAGTGAGTTGATCAATTTACTGGAACCAGGTGATGCAATTATGGTTGATAAAGGTTTTTTCATTGATGAAATTTGTGCTGAAAATCGTTGGAAACTCGTTCGACCTCCATTTttgagtaataaaaaacaaaaattatcaaaagcaGCAGCTGTTGAAACTGCTCAAATAGCTAAGGCAAGAGTTCATATAGAGCGATATAATGCAagaataaaaacttttaaaatcgtTGAGGATACAATGCCAGCAGGCCTTGTAAAATATTTGGATgagatttttttgattatttgtgctacaattaatatttcgtCTCCAATTTTGAAAGACAAACACTTCAtgaaacaaaatgaaatgacagaataa